The Pan paniscus chromosome 1, NHGRI_mPanPan1-v2.0_pri, whole genome shotgun sequence genome has a segment encoding these proteins:
- the SLC19A2 gene encoding thiamine transporter 1 isoform X2, with the protein MDVPGPVSRRAAAAAATVLLRTARVRRECWFLPTALLCAYGFFASLRPSEPFLTPYLLGPDKNLTEREVFNEIYPVWTYSYLVLLFPVFLATDYLRYKPVVLLQGLSLIVTWFMLLYAQGLLAIQFLEFFYGIATATEIAYYSYIYSVVDLGMYQKVTSYCRSATLVGFTVGSVLGQILVSVAGWSLFSLNVISLTCVSVAFAVAWFLPMPQKSLFFHHIPSTCQRVNGIKVQNGGIVTDTPASNHLPGWEDIESKIPLNMEEPPVEEPEPKPDRLLVLKVLWNDFLMCYSSRPLLCWSVWWALSTCGYFQVVNYTQGLWEKVMPSRYAAIYNGGVEAVSTLLGAVAVFAVGYIKISWSTWGEMTLSLFSLLIAAAVYIMDTFSNCCKPQHGTLCPSIWCKYLHCPGTADAAHSNCGRCQWPWIRNYHSVFDLCQLFCTHRCGFPGQWCSQCYEEM; encoded by the exons ATGGATGTGCCCGGCCCGGTGTctcggcgggcggcggcggcggcggccacTGTGCTCCTGCGGACGGCTCGGGTCCGTCGCGAGTGCTGGTTCTTGCCCACCGCGCTGCTCTGCGCCTACGGCTTCTTCGCCAGCCTCAGGCCGTCCGAGCCCTTCCTGACCCCGTACCTGCTGGGGCCGGACAAGAACCTGACGGAGAGGGAG GTCTTCAATGAAATTTATCCAGTATGGACTTACTCTTACCTGGTGCTACTGTTTCCTGTGTTCCTTGCCACAGACTACCTCCGTTATAAACCTGTTGTTCTACTGCAGGGGCTCAGCCTTATTGTTACATGGTTTATGCTGCTCTATGCCCAGGGACTGCTGGCCATtcaatttctagaatttttttatgGCATCGCCACAGCCACTGAAATTGCCTATTACTCTTATATCTACAGTGTGGTGGACCTGGGCATGTACCAGAAAGTCACAAGTTACTGTCGAAGTGCCACTTTGGTGGGCTTTACAGTGGGCTCTGTCCTAGGGCAAATCCTTGTCTCAGTGGCAGGCTGGTCGCTGTTCAGCCTGAATGTCATCTCTCTTACCTGTGTTTCAGTGGCTTTTGCTGTGGCCTGGTTTTTACCTATGCCACAGAAGAGCCTCTTCTTTCACCACATTCCTTCTACCTGCCAGAGAGTGAATGGCATCAAGGTACAAAATGGTGGCATTGTTACTGACACCCCAGCTTCTAACCACCTTCCTGGCTGGGAGGACATTGAGTCAAAAATCCCTCTAAATATGGAGGAGCCTCCCGTGGAGGAACCG GAACCCAAGCCAGACCGTCTCCTTGTATTGAAAGTACTATGGAATGATTTCCTGATGTGCTACTCCTCTCGCCCTCTTCTCTGCTGGTCTGTGTGGTGGGCCCTCTCTACCTGTGGCTATTTTCAAGTTGTGAACTACACACAGGGCCTGTGGGAGAAAGTGATGCCTTCTCGCTATGCTGCTATCTATAATGGTGGCGTGGAGGCCGTTTCAACCTTACTGG GTGCTGTTGCTGTGTTTGCAGTTGGTTATATAAAAATATCCTGGTCAACTTGGGGGGAAATGACattatctctcttttctctcctgatTGCTGCTGCAGTGTATATCATGGACACT ttttcaaattgCTGCAAACCTCAGCATGGAACGCTATGCCCTAGTATTTGGTGTAAATACCTTCATTGCCCTGGCACTGCAGACGCTGCTCACTCTAATTGTGGTAGATGCCAGTGGCCTTGGATTAGAAATTACCACTCAG TTTTTGATCTATGCCAGTTATTTTGCACTCATCGCTGTGGTTTTCCTGGCCAGTGGTGCAGTCAGTGTTATGAAGAAATGTAG
- the SLC19A2 gene encoding thiamine transporter 1 isoform X1, translating to MDVPGPVSRRAAAAAATVLLRTARVRRECWFLPTALLCAYGFFASLRPSEPFLTPYLLGPDKNLTEREVFNEIYPVWTYSYLVLLFPVFLATDYLRYKPVVLLQGLSLIVTWFMLLYAQGLLAIQFLEFFYGIATATEIAYYSYIYSVVDLGMYQKVTSYCRSATLVGFTVGSVLGQILVSVAGWSLFSLNVISLTCVSVAFAVAWFLPMPQKSLFFHHIPSTCQRVNGIKVQNGGIVTDTPASNHLPGWEDIESKIPLNMEEPPVEEPEPKPDRLLVLKVLWNDFLMCYSSRPLLCWSVWWALSTCGYFQVVNYTQGLWEKVMPSRYAAIYNGGVEAVSTLLGAVAVFAVGYIKISWSTWGEMTLSLFSLLIAAAVYIMDTVGNIWVCYASYVVFRIIYMLLITIATFQIAANLSMERYALVFGVNTFIALALQTLLTLIVVDASGLGLEITTQFLIYASYFALIAVVFLASGAVSVMKKCRKLEDPQSSSQVTTS from the exons ATGGATGTGCCCGGCCCGGTGTctcggcgggcggcggcggcggcggccacTGTGCTCCTGCGGACGGCTCGGGTCCGTCGCGAGTGCTGGTTCTTGCCCACCGCGCTGCTCTGCGCCTACGGCTTCTTCGCCAGCCTCAGGCCGTCCGAGCCCTTCCTGACCCCGTACCTGCTGGGGCCGGACAAGAACCTGACGGAGAGGGAG GTCTTCAATGAAATTTATCCAGTATGGACTTACTCTTACCTGGTGCTACTGTTTCCTGTGTTCCTTGCCACAGACTACCTCCGTTATAAACCTGTTGTTCTACTGCAGGGGCTCAGCCTTATTGTTACATGGTTTATGCTGCTCTATGCCCAGGGACTGCTGGCCATtcaatttctagaatttttttatgGCATCGCCACAGCCACTGAAATTGCCTATTACTCTTATATCTACAGTGTGGTGGACCTGGGCATGTACCAGAAAGTCACAAGTTACTGTCGAAGTGCCACTTTGGTGGGCTTTACAGTGGGCTCTGTCCTAGGGCAAATCCTTGTCTCAGTGGCAGGCTGGTCGCTGTTCAGCCTGAATGTCATCTCTCTTACCTGTGTTTCAGTGGCTTTTGCTGTGGCCTGGTTTTTACCTATGCCACAGAAGAGCCTCTTCTTTCACCACATTCCTTCTACCTGCCAGAGAGTGAATGGCATCAAGGTACAAAATGGTGGCATTGTTACTGACACCCCAGCTTCTAACCACCTTCCTGGCTGGGAGGACATTGAGTCAAAAATCCCTCTAAATATGGAGGAGCCTCCCGTGGAGGAACCG GAACCCAAGCCAGACCGTCTCCTTGTATTGAAAGTACTATGGAATGATTTCCTGATGTGCTACTCCTCTCGCCCTCTTCTCTGCTGGTCTGTGTGGTGGGCCCTCTCTACCTGTGGCTATTTTCAAGTTGTGAACTACACACAGGGCCTGTGGGAGAAAGTGATGCCTTCTCGCTATGCTGCTATCTATAATGGTGGCGTGGAGGCCGTTTCAACCTTACTGG GTGCTGTTGCTGTGTTTGCAGTTGGTTATATAAAAATATCCTGGTCAACTTGGGGGGAAATGACattatctctcttttctctcctgatTGCTGCTGCAGTGTATATCATGGACACTGTGGGTAACATTTGGGTGTGCTATGCATCCTATGTTGTCTTCAGAATCATCTACATGTTACTCATCACGATAGCAAC ttttcaaattgCTGCAAACCTCAGCATGGAACGCTATGCCCTAGTATTTGGTGTAAATACCTTCATTGCCCTGGCACTGCAGACGCTGCTCACTCTAATTGTGGTAGATGCCAGTGGCCTTGGATTAGAAATTACCACTCAG TTTTTGATCTATGCCAGTTATTTTGCACTCATCGCTGTGGTTTTCCTGGCCAGTGGTGCAGTCAGTGTTATGAAGAAATGTAGAAAGCTGGAAGATCCACAATCAAGTTCTCAAGTAACCACTTCATAA
- the SLC19A2 gene encoding thiamine transporter 1 isoform X3 encodes MDVPGPVSRRAAAAAATVLLRTARVRRECWFLPTALLCAYGFFASLRPSEPFLTPYLLGPDKNLTEREEPKPDRLLVLKVLWNDFLMCYSSRPLLCWSVWWALSTCGYFQVVNYTQGLWEKVMPSRYAAIYNGGVEAVSTLLGAVAVFAVGYIKISWSTWGEMTLSLFSLLIAAAVYIMDTVGNIWVCYASYVVFRIIYMLLITIATFQIAANLSMERYALVFGVNTFIALALQTLLTLIVVDASGLGLEITTQFLIYASYFALIAVVFLASGAVSVMKKCRKLEDPQSSSQVTTS; translated from the exons ATGGATGTGCCCGGCCCGGTGTctcggcgggcggcggcggcggcggccacTGTGCTCCTGCGGACGGCTCGGGTCCGTCGCGAGTGCTGGTTCTTGCCCACCGCGCTGCTCTGCGCCTACGGCTTCTTCGCCAGCCTCAGGCCGTCCGAGCCCTTCCTGACCCCGTACCTGCTGGGGCCGGACAAGAACCTGACGGAGAGGGAG GAACCCAAGCCAGACCGTCTCCTTGTATTGAAAGTACTATGGAATGATTTCCTGATGTGCTACTCCTCTCGCCCTCTTCTCTGCTGGTCTGTGTGGTGGGCCCTCTCTACCTGTGGCTATTTTCAAGTTGTGAACTACACACAGGGCCTGTGGGAGAAAGTGATGCCTTCTCGCTATGCTGCTATCTATAATGGTGGCGTGGAGGCCGTTTCAACCTTACTGG GTGCTGTTGCTGTGTTTGCAGTTGGTTATATAAAAATATCCTGGTCAACTTGGGGGGAAATGACattatctctcttttctctcctgatTGCTGCTGCAGTGTATATCATGGACACTGTGGGTAACATTTGGGTGTGCTATGCATCCTATGTTGTCTTCAGAATCATCTACATGTTACTCATCACGATAGCAAC ttttcaaattgCTGCAAACCTCAGCATGGAACGCTATGCCCTAGTATTTGGTGTAAATACCTTCATTGCCCTGGCACTGCAGACGCTGCTCACTCTAATTGTGGTAGATGCCAGTGGCCTTGGATTAGAAATTACCACTCAG TTTTTGATCTATGCCAGTTATTTTGCACTCATCGCTGTGGTTTTCCTGGCCAGTGGTGCAGTCAGTGTTATGAAGAAATGTAGAAAGCTGGAAGATCCACAATCAAGTTCTCAAGTAACCACTTCATAA